The nucleotide window TCAACGAAACGCCGCCCGCCAGGCGCGGCCTGTCGATGGTATTCCAGAACTACGCCTTGTATGCGCACATGAGCGTGTTCGAGAACATCGCGTTCGGCCTGCGCCTTGCCAGGACGCCGAAGGCGGAGATCCAGGCAGCGGTGCGCGCGGTGGCGAAGCTGTTGCAGCTCGAGCACTTGCTGGAACGCCGCCCGCCGCAGCTCTCTGGAGGGCAGCGCCAGCGCGTGGCGATCGGCCGCGCCATCGTGCGAAAGCCGCGCGCCTTCCTGTTCGACGAACCGCTGTCGAACCTGGATGCGGCCCTGCGCGCCGACATGCGCGTCGAGATCGCCCGCCTGCACCAGCAACTGAAGGCGACCATGGTCTACGTGACGCACGACCAGGTCGAGGCAATGACGCTGGCCGACCGCATCGTGGTCCTGGGTCCCGGCGGCGTGCAGCAGGTCGGCAGCCCGATGCATCTGTACCAGCGGCCTGCCAACGTGTTCGTTGCCGGCTTCATCGGCAGCCCCAGGATGAACCTGGTCGATGGCGTGGCCGGCGCCGGTGGCGTGACAGTCGGCACGGCAAGCCGGCTGGCATGGCCCTATGCGGGCGCGGTCGGGCGCAAGGTCACGGTGGGCCTGCGTCCGGAGCACCTGGCGCCCGATCCGGACGGTCCGCTGCGCGGCACGGTATTGCTGGTCGAGCGCCTGGGCGCCGAATCCCATGTGCACATCGGCGTGCCCGGCATCGCCCGGCCGCTGGTGGTGGCGATGCGCGGCGAGCCGCCGCGCGCGGACAGCACCTGGGCGGTCGGCCCGGTCGCGGGACAACTCCACGTCTTCGATGAACAGGGCCGGCGCATCGACGCTACGCGGCCCGCCGATGGCCCGGAATAGCCTGATTGGTGCCTGTGGCGAACGGCCGGCCCGCGTCGGCGGCTCGCCGTTCAAGCTGGCCGTCGGCATGGCGCGGCTGGGCGTGGCGCACTCCACTCGAACAGGGTAGCGTTGCGAAAATGTCGCACGTTGGACATCGTCACTGTCCAGACAAATGACAACGATAGACAAATAGAGAATCCGTGGCTACGATGACAACGGTGGACATTTTATTCGTTTCGACAAGGAGAACGACCCACGACGGAAAACAACAACACGGAAGGTTCGGACGGATGGCGAAACGCTGGCGCTGAAACCACCACCAAGGGCGACATCAAAAACAATGAAGGAGACAACATCTATGCGTTATTCGATTGCACGTTATCTGGGACGTTCCGCCGCACTGGCCATCTGCCTGTTCCCGGCCGCCGTGTTCGCACAAGAGCAGGCCGCCGCGCAGGAAACCGCGTCCGGGCCGAATACCGAACAGCTTGCCGCAGCCCCGGCGGAGCAGGGCACGGATCAAGCGGGGAGCCAGGGCGCCGAGCCGAAGAACGTGGTGATCGTCACGGGCGTCACCCGTGTCACCACCAAGAAAAATGCCACGTTCTCGATCAATACCCTCAGCTCGGAAGAGATCCTCAAGCTCGCGCCGATGAGCACCGCCGACCTGCTCAATAACATTCCCGGCATCTACGCCGAGGGCAGCACCGCCGGCGAGGCCAGCAACAACATCACCGTGCGCGGCCTGCCGGTGATCGGCGGCTACCGCTTCTCGCCGCAGCTGATCGACGGCTTGCCGGCGTACGAAGACCCGGAAGTGCCGTTCATGAACAACGACGTGTTCATCCGTACCGACCTGATGACCGAGAACGTCGAAGTCGTCAAGGGCGGCACCGGCGGCATCCTGTATTCGAACGGCCTGGGCGCGGCCGTCAACTACGTCACCCGCACCGGCGGCGACAAGCTCGAAGGCGGCTACAAGTTCGAGTACGCCGACTACGGCTTCTTCCGCCACGATGCCTACCTGTCCGGTCCAATCAACAACAACCTGACCTATGCCGTGGGCGGCTTCGTTCGCAAGAGCGATGGCATCCGCGATACCGGCTACACCGCCGACAAGGGCGGCCAGATTCGCG belongs to Pseudoduganella albidiflava and includes:
- a CDS encoding ABC transporter ATP-binding protein, producing MASIVLQDVAKAYPGQEHTPILQGISFTIEDGEFVVLVGPSGCGKSTLLRMIAGLEEISGGEIRIDGERINETPPARRGLSMVFQNYALYAHMSVFENIAFGLRLARTPKAEIQAAVRAVAKLLQLEHLLERRPPQLSGGQRQRVAIGRAIVRKPRAFLFDEPLSNLDAALRADMRVEIARLHQQLKATMVYVTHDQVEAMTLADRIVVLGPGGVQQVGSPMHLYQRPANVFVAGFIGSPRMNLVDGVAGAGGVTVGTASRLAWPYAGAVGRKVTVGLRPEHLAPDPDGPLRGTVLLVERLGAESHVHIGVPGIARPLVVAMRGEPPRADSTWAVGPVAGQLHVFDEQGRRIDATRPADGPE